TCAGTGTTTGCTGGGTTATAACTTGCTCGGTTGAAATGAGCTTGATATCACGTTTAAACCTGCACTGGTTGCACAGTTAGCAGCACAGCTAGCGGTAAACATAACACAGACATATTATCACTATATAGCAGTGACACAACAGTTTATTCAGTCTAGAAACGACTCTGATGAGAGGGGTGAGCCGAAAGGCGCTAAAACACTCTATACTATTAAAGGAAGATCTCTGGGTTTACCACAACAACCTTTTACATAAACCACAGTCACATCGTCCTTtgataatgtgaaaatattcattAGAGCAGCTTTACACATGTCAGTCAAAGAGAGAAAGCTGATTTGGTGTGCAGatcaggagctgctgcattaGAAATGCACTGTCCTATGAGATTGTGGTGTGTTCATGAAACGACTGATCCTCCTGTCAGCCCTCTCAGCTGCCACGACACACAACAAACATCACAGAACACATGGCTGCATGTTGTGCCAGGGAGGCTTTGTGAAGAGAGACTCTTCTTCAACTGGAGGACTTAGTTTTTAACCCTTTGTCAACAAACAGCCGCGGTGTCGAGCATTTGTGAACATGACGCTGAATCTTAATCAGCTTCAGGGATGATCTGTACAACCAGTTTTACAACAAAGCAAAAGCCAGTGGTGAACGAAGTCCTCCGATGATTAACTTAAAATGATGGTAAAAGTAGTAATACCACAACGTCGatatactctgttacaagtaaatcAAAAagcattaaccctttcatgcatagaggtcactgcagtgtgcggctattcaaaagctgttttcttgtatatgcatgagttttgatggcatagttgcacatcagccactacagtggatgctattgcaccatctcatacactgctgcccagtggCAAGCCATTgcacgtgaaaaaaaaaataagagtgaaaccaagatggtcgacagacagccagaaacaccaagttgctaatttttttctgttcaaaccttctataaaaaaaactgactgaggttatcataattcatgcatgaaagtaaaagtacataagCATCAAATTAGcatcaaaatgtacttaaaatgtACCGTTTcataatctatctatctatctatctatctatctatctatctatctatctatctatctatctatctatacatatttatatatattgatGCAATCATAGGTTTATCACTTTAATgatgcagctggtaaaggtgaaGCTCATTTAAAATTTTGATGTGCAGCTTAATCTATAATAATGCATCATCTTTTATTTGTTGATAATACTTTGCATCAATAATCAAAAGCTGTAAAGTAACTAATGTTTCAAATACATGAAAAGGAGTTTAAAAAGTATACTAATTCCtactgaaatgtagtggagtggaAGGATAACGTAGCATAATCATATATCATCATAATCTTAATTCATCTCATTAGGAAATATATTACCAGTTAtgcatatttttcatgtttagcAGAACTTAGCAAAGCAAATCAGaccttttattttaaatgtagctACATGTGAAGGATCCAGTGCAGCTCAGGGGATGTGAGCAGATCGCCCCCTGCTGATAAATCTCATGTGCTGCACATGTTGGGGCGCATCTTTGGATGGTTTGTGCACAGCGCCACAATAATTTAtgtgttatttgtgttatttatgtttatttgtccatttatttttttaatattcaaacaACTAACACTGGTTGTACTCATGCAAAGTATTAGTCATAGTGCATTTTTGCCTTCTTTTGTGTCgttgaatgaaaatgtgaaatcaaacatgtttaaatctgtgtgtctgtgtgtctgcagacactTAAATACTCCTGTATCCGACCTGTGAAGGGCGTCACCGGCACACTATtacagagtggaaaaaaaaaaaaagacagtacCTCATTTCATAGCTCCGTCCAACAAGTTGACTTTGCCCACGGTACCCTGGGAAATTGATTTCTCCCACGTCTTACAGCACTTCACAGCCAGGAAGATGtggactacatttcccatagcTCTCTGCGCGGTTGGGGTTACATGCTGCTCTCCACGCACTTCGTACTGCGGCAGCGATAAATGTGGTCCTTGAACGACACATAGCCCTGGCCCTCGGGATTAAGGGGTGCAGTTTATGTCTTGACCTCAACGCGTAACCTCCAAAGTAAGTGTAGTCGTCTTTCTGTGCTctgattcagtgtgttttacTCATTTAGTGGCGACTTGTTTAACTGCCTGTGAGGGTTAGCAGTGCagctagctagcagctagcatacagctagctagctaacgtcaGGCGTCAGAAGCCAAAGTTGGCAGCAGCTCAGCGTCCAAACCCGGCTGTCAGTGAGGGTGTGAAGGAGAGATACTGTCTGTTTTAATAAGCTAAAATCCTCGTTTACCCGCTGTTGAGTGGCCGAGCAACCTGGGAACTAAATGCTGCCCCCGTCCTGTCCTCCAGACAAAACTGGCCAATGTCAACTAGCCTAAAATAGACGTCTGTGAAGCTAGCACGAATTTAGCTTCGTACTTCCGGTTGGAGCTCCTAAAAATAAATGAGGGCAAACTCCTACAGTCTGTTTCCCCTACAGGTGTAGTCGagtccttttattttgaagataaaTGTAAAGACTTCCTGCCGTATTGTGGTGATTTCAcacagctctttcagcagcgTGGCTCGCTGCCAGAAGTTTGGTAACAGCAGTGAGCCtcgtcttgtttttttggataACAGCGTTtttaatttggtgtttttgagGTGAAGTTTCTTGCTTAAAACTCACGCACCCTTTTGTTTTGCGTCAGGTGCTGCATTCATGGTTGTGCGATCATAACATAAGGTATGTTCAGGACTTTTTAACCTGTCTTATAAACCTGTTTGGTTGATTTTTAGCTAAATGGAAGGTTTGCTTAGTTTAATATAACATTTAGCTTGGAAGCTTCTGTACAGTTTATCATATGTAATGGAGAAGTAGCACATGTATGCAGTCAGTAGTTTTctatttagaaaaaagaaactgaagaaCAGgaataagataataataaaaaacaaggaTAAATGGCTGTaaattgagagaaaaaacaaattacTTAAGACTTGACCTTTAGTCTTAATTTGAAATATCTGTTGGTGAAGATCCGCTTTCCTATAGTCTGCAGTCCAGATTTAGGAGTGACCTCAGAAACACTACCTAGAGATCTACAGTTGCACTCTGGCTTCTTAATAGTCAACAAAGTAATGCCAGTATTGTTACAAGGGGGAAACTATTGAAATATGTTCAGTAAAAAAAGTACAATCAACACTAAATAAATCAGCTTCATGGATTTTAACTTGCACTTGGAGTGTCTTCATGACGGAGCGCCGTAGATTTGGCAATGAGGTCGTTCAGGGTTCAGAGTGTCTCACACTTATCACTGTGACTTAGACAAATAGGAAAGACTGCACGTATTTCAAATGCAAGAAACTGCAATTCATCCATCATCTACAGTTGCAAGTTCAATATTTCACTAGTGTATCTGAGTGCTTTGGATAGACTCTTATGCCAAATTTGGGTCcattacttaaaataaaaattcctCATCTGAAGGATTTAGCCTTCGATTTTCCTGTCAGGTCTGTGATGCATGCTAATCAAGGCATTAGCTTACTTTGCAAAAATGTCAGTCTGGTCTTTCCTTACGCCTCGAGTGAAGTAAGGAACGATAATAGATCTGATACGAGTagtcatttatttaatcaaGTAGTCCGTCGACAGTTCGTTTTATCCCTgataattaacaaaatattttagGGGTGCTTAGGGAGCCAAAGCGAGCGGCTCAAAGACTCAGTAGAACTTGAGATTAAATATTTCTCACATTTGACATGAAATGATTACTCAATTAAAATGTCGCTGCCTAGAGTTGAAGTTTATTCATAGTGTCTTTGCTGGTCTTGTCCCACAGTCTGTGGTTAAACATcacaacagagaggaggaggaggagaaggagatgaTAATGCAGCGCATCCTAACTCACGGGACCCTGCGGAGGGTGGCAGCAGCACGCCCGCTGCTGGTGGGCGTCACCGTCCCTGAGCTGCCAGTAGCATTTTGTTGCTGTGCCCTCCGCTCGTCCCTGCCGCCACCCGCGGGCCAGCGCTGGCTGTCAACCTCAGCCGCCAGCAAGGCAGCACATCAGCCAAAACACCAGACACCACAGGAGCAGCCGCAGTCCAGCTCCACACCTCAAACACAGGAAGTCCACAAAGAGGCCTGGCCCGACGCTTCAGAGGTAGACCCCTTGCAGGACAAGTCCATCGGTCTGGTCCAGAGGTTTAAGAGGACTTTCAAACAGTATGGGAAGGTGCTGATCCCTGTGCACCTCGTGACATCGTCCGTCTGGTTAGGAACCTTCTATTATGCTGCTATGAAGTGAGTCTTGTGGTGTTCTTCGATTATTGCATTGGCTGTCCATCATAGATCAGATGgacatttgatttattatgaCAAACTGTGTTTAATGTGCTGTACAATCCCAAAGGTCCTATGTGTGAGATTCAGAACCACTAGATGTCGCATTAGAGCACCAGCATCCCTCGCCTACCGcgctactgtgttagctcactGAACgagagtctgtcgctgagcagcagctctcacttGTACTCTGTCTCAGTGGGTGTGAAGCCTACTGTGCTCCTGGGTTACGGCTCATGGACTCGCATGCTTGTGTGGACGTCTCTGCtaccaaaacaaagaaatggagaagctcagattacaacacacacaaattcaggGAGTCTGACTTATTTCTCTACTGAGGACACCGTTACTCTGCTGTGTCTTTACctagcaaatagttgtttgcTGCTATGTTTCTGTTCTGAATGTCACATATAGGACCTTTAACTCTGGTGTACTAACAGCTACTAATTAAAAACTCATCATTCTAGAAGTGTTTAATTGTAGCACTCAACAAATCCCATTATTATACGTCATTCTGATCCAGCAAAGTGTTGCACAGCTTTTGGCAGCTACTTAAAATCTTTCTCCTCTTTATGTTTTTCCTTCCCTCAGAGGTGTGAATGTAGTGCCATTCCTGGAGATGATTGGTCTACCAGAGTCACTAGTTGGCCTTTTGAGAGACTCCTCGAGTGGCTACGCTCTGACTGCGTACGCCATGTACAAGGTAATTTCAACCAGgatcctctgtgtgtttactgaagtGAACATTTAGTAGTTTTGCTCATTTATCCCCATCAAAACATTCACAATTTCCTGACCTACCTTCTAGCTTAACATGTTGATTAGAGTGTGTCGgtgtacatttaaaaagcagGTACAGAATATCTAACAAGTGATTTATGAccagcctgtgtgtttgtctttgttttcctaCAGATTGCAACCCCTGCTAGGTACACGGT
The nucleotide sequence above comes from Pempheris klunzingeri isolate RE-2024b chromosome 8, fPemKlu1.hap1, whole genome shotgun sequence. Encoded proteins:
- the fam210ab gene encoding uncharacterized protein C18orf19 homolog B; the encoded protein is MIMQRILTHGTLRRVAAARPLLVGVTVPELPVAFCCCALRSSLPPPAGQRWLSTSAASKAAHQPKHQTPQEQPQSSSTPQTQEVHKEAWPDASEVDPLQDKSIGLVQRFKRTFKQYGKVLIPVHLVTSSVWLGTFYYAAMKGVNVVPFLEMIGLPESLVGLLRDSSSGYALTAYAMYKIATPARYTVTLGGTSLSVQYLRKHGYLSTPPPVKEYFQDKMEETKEKLTEKMEETKERFSEKMEETKERFSEKMEETKDKLSEKLQETKDRVSEGKAFFRKKND